Proteins encoded by one window of Blautia faecicola:
- the glf gene encoding UDP-galactopyranose mutase has product MKAYDYVIVGAGLYGAVFAREAVKKGKKVLVIDKRPNIAGNVYTEQIEGIHVHKYGAHIFHTNNKKVWDYVTSFAEFNRFTNSPVANYKGELYSLPFNMYTFNKMWGVVTPEEAAAKIEEQRQAAGITEPKNLEEQAISLVGTDIYEKLIKGYTQKQWGRPCTELPSFIIRRLPVRLTFDNNYFNALYQGIPVGGYTKMVANMLDGIEVELGVDYLEKKEYYDSLGEKIVYTGPIDAYFAYTLGTLEYRSVRFETEVLDKPNFQGNAAVNYTDAETPWTRIIEHKWFEFGKDENGQDLPKTVISREYSSEWKPGDEPYYPVNDEKNGKLYEEYKKLAEKETDVIFGGRLGEYKYYDMDAVIAAALDMSERELG; this is encoded by the coding sequence ATGAAAGCATATGATTATGTTATCGTAGGAGCCGGTCTGTACGGCGCCGTATTTGCCCGGGAAGCGGTAAAAAAAGGGAAAAAGGTGCTGGTAATCGACAAACGCCCAAACATCGCAGGAAATGTGTATACAGAGCAGATCGAAGGGATTCATGTACATAAATACGGTGCGCATATTTTCCACACCAACAACAAAAAAGTGTGGGACTATGTGACATCTTTTGCGGAGTTTAACCGCTTTACGAACTCCCCGGTGGCAAATTACAAGGGTGAGCTGTACAGCCTGCCGTTTAATATGTATACCTTCAATAAGATGTGGGGTGTGGTGACACCGGAAGAGGCAGCAGCCAAGATCGAAGAACAGAGACAGGCAGCAGGCATCACCGAGCCGAAGAATCTGGAAGAGCAGGCAATCTCTCTGGTTGGAACGGATATTTATGAGAAACTGATCAAGGGTTACACACAGAAACAGTGGGGACGTCCGTGTACGGAGCTTCCGTCATTTATCATCCGCCGTCTGCCGGTACGTCTGACCTTTGATAACAACTATTTCAATGCATTATATCAGGGAATTCCGGTAGGTGGTTACACAAAGATGGTTGCCAACATGCTTGATGGCATTGAGGTAGAACTTGGCGTGGATTATCTGGAGAAGAAAGAGTATTATGACAGTCTGGGAGAAAAGATCGTATATACCGGACCGATTGATGCGTATTTTGCATATACACTGGGTACGCTGGAATACCGTTCGGTGCGATTCGAGACAGAAGTACTGGACAAACCGAATTTCCAGGGAAATGCAGCGGTGAATTATACAGACGCAGAGACTCCGTGGACACGAATCATCGAGCATAAATGGTTTGAGTTCGGAAAAGATGAGAACGGTCAGGATCTTCCGAAAACAGTCATCAGCCGCGAATACAGCTCCGAGTGGAAACCGGGCGATGAACCTTATTATCCGGTCAATGATGAAAAGAACGGAAAACTCTATGAAGAATATAAAAAACTTGCTGAGAAAGAAACTGATGTGATTTTCGGCGGCAGACTGGGTGAATATAAGTATTATGATATGGATGCGGTGATTGCAGCGGCACTGGATATGAGTGAGAGAGAGCTGGGATAA
- the rfbD gene encoding dTDP-4-dehydrorhamnose reductase: MKVFVTGVAGQLGHDVMNELAKRGYEGIGSDIAPSYSGVQDESPVTTMPYVAMDITDKEAVCKTLTEIKPDVVVHCAAWTAVDLAEDEDKQAKVKAINVDGTANIASVCKELDAKMVYISTDYVFDGQGTEPWQPDCKDYKPLNVYGQTKLDGELAVSSTLDKYFIVRIAWVFGKNGKNFIKTMLNVAKTHDKLTVVSDQIGTPTYTYDLARLLVDMIETDKYGYYHATNEGGYISWFDFTKEIFRQAVAMGREEYSEDRVSVAPVTTAEYGVSKAKRPFNSRLDKSKLVENGFEPLPTWQDAVARYLKEIEF, encoded by the coding sequence ATGAAAGTATTTGTAACAGGTGTTGCCGGACAGCTGGGACACGATGTGATGAATGAGCTGGCAAAAAGAGGTTATGAAGGAATCGGAAGCGATATCGCTCCTTCCTACAGCGGTGTACAAGACGAAAGTCCGGTAACAACCATGCCTTACGTTGCCATGGATATCACAGATAAAGAAGCTGTTTGTAAGACGCTTACCGAGATCAAACCGGATGTTGTCGTTCACTGTGCTGCATGGACTGCTGTCGATCTGGCTGAGGACGAAGACAAACAGGCAAAAGTAAAAGCTATCAACGTAGATGGAACTGCGAATATCGCTTCTGTCTGCAAAGAACTGGATGCGAAAATGGTTTATATTTCCACCGACTATGTATTTGACGGACAGGGAACCGAACCGTGGCAGCCGGACTGCAAAGATTACAAACCGCTAAATGTATACGGCCAGACCAAACTGGACGGAGAACTTGCCGTATCTTCCACTCTGGATAAATATTTTATCGTTCGTATCGCATGGGTATTCGGTAAAAACGGAAAGAACTTTATCAAAACCATGCTGAATGTGGCAAAAACGCACGACAAACTGACCGTTGTTTCCGATCAGATCGGTACTCCTACTTATACCTACGATCTGGCAAGACTGCTGGTTGATATGATCGAGACAGACAAATACGGTTACTATCACGCAACCAACGAGGGCGGCTATATCAGCTGGTTCGATTTCACAAAAGAAATCTTCCGTCAGGCTGTCGCTATGGGACGCGAGGAATATTCCGAAGACCGTGTATCCGTTGCTCCGGTTACCACCGCGGAATACGGCGTATCCAAAGCAAAACGCCCGTTCAACAGCCGTCTGGACAAATCCAAACTGGTAGAAAACGGATTCGAGCCGCTTCCTACCTGGCAAGATGCTGTGGCACGGTATCTGAAGGAGATTGAGTTCTAG
- a CDS encoding helix-turn-helix domain-containing protein: MPKPRTSNGNKNMIGKNLMRLRQNRELSQRDLARELQLIGYDIDRNVITRIETNQRYVTDIEILAFCQIFHVTFEDLIKDAQV, translated from the coding sequence ATGCCAAAACCAAGAACATCGAACGGAAACAAAAATATGATTGGCAAGAATCTGATGCGTCTTCGCCAGAACCGGGAACTTTCCCAGCGGGATCTGGCAAGAGAACTGCAACTGATCGGATACGATATCGACCGGAACGTGATCACGCGGATTGAAACAAATCAGCGTTATGTCACAGATATCGAGATTCTTGCATTCTGCCAGATTTTTCATGTGACATTTGAAGATCTGATCAAGGATGCACAGGTCTAA